A genome region from Archaeoglobus fulgidus DSM 4304 includes the following:
- a CDS encoding pyruvate carboxylase subunit B, producing the protein MAKVKIVDLTLRDGHQSLLATRMRTRDMLPILETLDESGIYSLEVWGGATFDACHRFLNENPWERLREIRKRVKNAKLQMLLRGQNLVGYRHYPDDIVEKFVQKTIENGLDVFRIFDALNDVRNLISSIKAAKKYNADHIQGTICYTISPVHTVEKYVEIANELAALEVDSICLKDMAGMLSPKMAYELVKALKKEVGLPINVHSHYTSGMASMALLKGVEAGAEMIDTCMSPLSSGTSHPPTESMVYALNELGYDTGVKLDILLEAREYFMKIREKYSGYLNPLSTIPDTRVLVYQIPGGMFSNLIAQLQEQNALDRLQEVLEEVPRVREDLGYPPLVTPTSQIVGVQAVINVLVGERYKVVTRETKDLVKGMYGRTPAPIKPEIVKKILGDEKPIDCRPADLLEPEFEKRKQELIEAGIENPSDEDVLLYALFPQTGLKFLKGEMVEEPFPVAGGKIEGSFEVEIDGQKYVVKVAPEK; encoded by the coding sequence ATGGCAAAAGTAAAAATTGTTGACTTAACTCTTAGAGACGGACACCAGTCCCTGCTTGCCACAAGAATGAGAACGAGAGACATGCTCCCAATTCTCGAAACTCTCGACGAGTCGGGAATTTACTCGCTTGAAGTTTGGGGCGGTGCAACCTTTGACGCCTGCCACCGCTTTCTAAACGAGAACCCGTGGGAGAGGCTGAGAGAAATCAGAAAGAGAGTTAAGAACGCAAAGCTTCAGATGCTGCTTCGAGGGCAAAATCTCGTGGGATACCGCCACTATCCTGACGATATTGTTGAGAAGTTTGTCCAGAAAACGATAGAAAACGGACTCGACGTTTTCAGAATTTTCGACGCTCTTAACGACGTAAGGAATTTGATTTCGTCCATTAAGGCTGCTAAAAAGTACAATGCGGACCACATACAGGGGACGATATGCTACACCATCTCTCCCGTCCACACCGTGGAGAAGTACGTAGAAATTGCAAACGAGCTTGCGGCGCTTGAGGTCGATTCCATCTGCCTGAAGGATATGGCGGGGATGCTTTCTCCGAAAATGGCATACGAGCTTGTAAAAGCGCTGAAGAAGGAGGTTGGACTGCCAATAAACGTCCACTCACACTACACGAGCGGGATGGCTTCGATGGCGTTGCTGAAGGGCGTTGAGGCGGGAGCGGAAATGATTGATACCTGCATGTCTCCGCTGAGCAGCGGGACCTCCCACCCTCCGACGGAGAGCATGGTCTATGCTCTGAACGAGCTTGGTTACGACACAGGCGTGAAGCTGGATATTCTGCTTGAGGCGAGAGAGTACTTCATGAAGATAAGGGAGAAGTACTCAGGCTACCTTAACCCTCTCTCGACAATTCCTGACACGAGAGTCTTGGTTTACCAGATTCCGGGAGGGATGTTCAGCAACCTTATTGCCCAGCTTCAGGAGCAGAACGCCCTCGACAGGCTTCAGGAGGTTCTAGAGGAGGTGCCAAGAGTGAGGGAAGACCTGGGCTATCCGCCGCTCGTCACTCCAACGAGCCAGATTGTAGGCGTGCAGGCGGTGATTAATGTCCTGGTGGGGGAGAGGTACAAGGTCGTGACGAGGGAAACCAAGGACTTGGTGAAGGGGATGTACGGGAGAACTCCCGCTCCGATCAAGCCCGAGATTGTAAAGAAGATTCTTGGCGATGAAAAGCCGATCGACTGCAGACCTGCCGACCTGCTTGAGCCTGAGTTCGAGAAGAGGAAGCAGGAACTCATTGAGGCAGGAATAGAGAATCCCAGCGATGAGGACGTTTTGCTCTACGCACTCTTCCCGCAAACCGGCCTGAAATTCCTGAAAGGGGAAATGGTCGAGGAGCCGTTCCCAGTTGCGGGAGGAAAGATTGAGGGGAGCTTCGAGGTTGAGATAGACGGGCAGAAGTACGTGGTTAAAGTCGCGCCAGAAAAGTGA
- a CDS encoding GNAT family N-acetyltransferase — MVMASEKSVRFNFPEFKPVVVKDRKGEEILIRQYIHEQDREKLIEMYETYDPDYRCLGLPPISRKAIENWIDYLAENGFAIVAEKDGRIVGHLVIVPTEDMKVDLTIFIHQDYQNRGLGQEMMKLIIDYCKKAGFKGIMLVTERSNARAIHVYKKMGFKIVAPYYECDMYLDLTEQQNE, encoded by the coding sequence ATGGTCATGGCCAGCGAGAAGTCTGTGCGCTTCAACTTCCCGGAGTTCAAACCTGTCGTTGTTAAGGACAGGAAGGGCGAGGAGATTCTCATCAGGCAGTACATACACGAGCAGGACAGGGAGAAGCTTATAGAGATGTACGAAACCTACGACCCCGACTATCGCTGTCTAGGTTTGCCCCCAATAAGCAGGAAGGCCATCGAGAACTGGATTGACTACCTCGCGGAAAACGGCTTTGCAATAGTCGCAGAGAAGGACGGAAGAATCGTTGGACACCTCGTCATAGTTCCAACCGAGGATATGAAGGTTGACCTGACGATATTTATCCATCAAGACTACCAGAACAGAGGGCTCGGGCAGGAGATGATGAAGCTGATAATCGATTACTGCAAAAAGGCTGGATTTAAGGGAATCATGCTCGTGACTGAGAGAAGCAACGCGAGAGCCATTCACGTTTACAAGAAGATGGGTTTCAAGATTGTCGCTCCATACTACGAGTGCGACATGTATCTCGATTTGACGGAGCAGCAGAACGAGTGA
- the argF gene encoding ornithine carbamoyltransferase: MKHLLSMADLEKDELFEILKLAEKLKEERYKGVVTDYLKNKSLAMIFELPSTRTRVSFEVAMTDLGGHALYLGWDELQLGRGEPIKDTARVLSRYVHAVMMRVREHSTIEEFARYSTVPVINGLSNLEHPCQVIADLLTIYEYRGDFKDVTLAWVGDGNNVCNSMILAAALTGMKMVISTPENYDPNPEIVKKAEEMGAKLRFVRDPKEAVKEADVIYTDVWTSMGQEAEKEARLKAFQPYQVSDELLKFSKDDVVVMHCLPAHRGEEITDEVMEGKHSIVFDQAENRLHAQKAILLKLLGKESEVY, from the coding sequence ATGAAGCATCTTCTTTCGATGGCTGACCTCGAAAAGGATGAGCTTTTCGAGATACTCAAGCTTGCCGAGAAGCTAAAGGAGGAAAGGTACAAGGGCGTTGTTACCGATTACCTGAAAAACAAAAGCCTCGCAATGATCTTCGAACTTCCTTCAACGAGAACAAGAGTATCTTTTGAGGTTGCTATGACCGACTTGGGCGGCCACGCGCTCTACCTCGGGTGGGACGAACTTCAGCTCGGCAGAGGGGAGCCGATAAAGGACACAGCGAGAGTTCTCAGCAGATACGTTCATGCGGTAATGATGAGGGTTAGGGAGCACAGCACCATCGAGGAGTTTGCCAGATACTCAACAGTTCCAGTTATCAACGGTCTGAGCAACCTTGAGCATCCGTGCCAGGTTATTGCGGATTTGCTGACGATTTACGAGTACAGAGGGGACTTCAAGGACGTCACTCTCGCATGGGTTGGGGATGGAAACAACGTCTGCAACTCCATGATTCTCGCCGCTGCGCTAACCGGAATGAAGATGGTCATCTCAACACCTGAAAACTACGACCCAAATCCCGAGATTGTTAAGAAAGCCGAGGAAATGGGTGCAAAGCTGCGGTTCGTGAGAGACCCGAAGGAGGCTGTTAAGGAGGCGGATGTGATTTACACCGACGTCTGGACGTCGATGGGTCAGGAGGCCGAGAAGGAGGCTAGGCTAAAGGCGTTTCAGCCGTATCAGGTTTCAGATGAGCTGCTCAAGTTCTCAAAGGATGATGTCGTCGTTATGCACTGCTTACCAGCACACAGAGGGGAGGAGATTACGGATGAGGTGATGGAAGGTAAGCACTCCATCGTGTTTGATCAGGCTGAAAACAGATTGCACGCCCAGAAGGCAATACTGCTTAAGCTGCTCGGGAAGGAGAGCGAGGTTTACTGA
- a CDS encoding response regulator, with translation MKPRVMIVEDDLAVLEALKLMLEDYYEVIVALNGREAIALYEKFRPDIVLMDISMPEVDGVEATKAILQKDPKAVILCVTAFAAHRGQEILDAGAREIIEKPFTRKYLLDRIEHYLQKQKV, from the coding sequence ATGAAGCCAAGAGTAATGATTGTTGAGGACGACCTCGCAGTTCTTGAGGCCCTTAAGTTAATGCTTGAGGACTATTATGAGGTTATAGTGGCCCTGAACGGCAGAGAGGCAATTGCCCTCTACGAAAAATTCAGGCCGGACATAGTTTTAATGGACATCTCCATGCCGGAAGTAGACGGTGTGGAAGCGACAAAGGCTATTTTGCAAAAGGATCCAAAGGCCGTAATACTCTGTGTGACCGCCTTTGCGGCCCACAGAGGGCAGGAAATTCTCGACGCCGGAGCAAGGGAAATCATCGAGAAACCATTCACTAGAAAGTACCTCTTGGACAGGATAGAGCACTACCTCCAAAAACAGAAAGTTTAA
- a CDS encoding TIGR01177 family methyltransferase: MKFLFYLSADNLEIARKEVLVLAERYGWVEDYQFEERLLLLDYAGEKFFERLAYTNEVTKIYDICSVSELEQVFSEIPVYDRLCCVRVKGGKGKTALERKLGALLWKRGAKVSVSNPEIVYKVYIQDDKCYVGLLEFERDTRQFFLRRPDRRPFLMPSAIKPKLARALVNLTGVLEGETLLDPMCGTGSFLIEAGLMGINPIGIDFIEKIVRGCRVNLEYYGIEGSVLLGDAKNLPLRDESVRGIATDYPYLRSTKAAGTLDELYSKTSEEFERVLKKGGRAAIVTNIDVESFFSNFEIEMKTEERVHGSLTRRIYLLRR, translated from the coding sequence ATGAAGTTCCTCTTCTACCTCTCTGCGGATAACCTCGAAATCGCGAGAAAGGAGGTTCTTGTTCTTGCCGAACGCTACGGATGGGTTGAGGACTACCAGTTCGAGGAAAGACTTCTGCTGCTGGACTACGCAGGAGAGAAGTTTTTTGAGAGACTTGCCTACACAAACGAAGTAACCAAGATATACGACATCTGCTCAGTTAGCGAGCTTGAGCAGGTTTTTTCGGAGATTCCTGTTTACGACAGACTGTGCTGTGTCAGGGTTAAAGGAGGTAAGGGAAAAACGGCACTCGAAAGGAAGCTTGGAGCGTTGTTGTGGAAGAGGGGAGCAAAAGTCAGCGTTTCGAATCCAGAAATCGTTTACAAAGTTTACATACAGGACGATAAATGCTACGTCGGTTTGCTTGAGTTCGAAAGAGATACCAGACAGTTCTTCCTCAGGAGACCGGACAGAAGGCCCTTTTTAATGCCCTCCGCCATTAAGCCAAAGCTTGCCAGGGCGCTGGTGAACCTTACGGGAGTTCTGGAAGGAGAAACTCTTCTCGACCCGATGTGCGGAACGGGCAGCTTTCTTATTGAGGCTGGCCTCATGGGAATCAATCCAATCGGAATCGACTTCATCGAGAAAATAGTCAGGGGCTGCAGAGTAAACCTTGAGTACTACGGCATTGAAGGGAGCGTCCTGCTCGGTGACGCGAAAAACCTCCCCTTGAGGGACGAGTCTGTCCGCGGGATAGCAACGGACTATCCGTACCTCAGGTCAACCAAGGCTGCGGGAACTCTTGATGAGCTCTACTCGAAAACCAGCGAGGAATTTGAGAGGGTGCTAAAGAAGGGTGGAAGGGCCGCCATTGTCACCAACATTGATGTTGAGAGCTTTTTTTCGAATTTCGAAATAGAGATGAAAACTGAAGAGAGAGTCCACGGAAGCCTGACGAGGAGAATATACCTGCTCAGAAGGTAA
- the srp19 gene encoding signal recognition particle SRP19 has product MKECVVWTVNLDSKKSRAEGRRIPRRFAVPNVKLHELVEACKELGLKFRAEEKKYPKSWWEEGGRVVVEKRGTKTKLMIELARKIAEIREQKREQKKDKKKKKK; this is encoded by the coding sequence GTGAAGGAGTGCGTTGTCTGGACTGTCAATTTGGACAGCAAGAAAAGCAGGGCTGAGGGGCGGAGGATTCCCAGGAGGTTTGCCGTACCGAACGTAAAACTGCATGAGCTTGTTGAAGCCTGCAAGGAGCTTGGCCTGAAATTCAGGGCTGAGGAGAAGAAGTACCCCAAATCATGGTGGGAAGAGGGCGGGAGAGTCGTTGTGGAGAAGAGGGGCACCAAGACGAAGCTCATGATCGAGCTTGCGAGAAAAATTGCTGAGATAAGGGAGCAAAAGAGGGAGCAGAAGAAGGACAAGAAAAAGAAGAAGAAATGA
- a CDS encoding CBS domain-containing ParB/RepB/Spo0J family partition protein, with product MSIKVKDYMTKNVYTLKPDNTVKDAIELVRKTGHDSFPVVDDNMRVVGYISAVDLLDKSPETKIRDIMSRELYVARDFMDLRDAARVMFRTGHSKLPVVDEDNRLVGIISNADVIRSQIEKVDPDKVEKLKNTIEKVHGVRTVVRRGKVETARLIPTQSRIYADELKGRIHELKRGLAEPIVVIKKDSRYYLVDGHHRVVAAAKLGVKELDAYIIEVPEDIELGIEKLVRKKGLKSVRDIEIIEDVPHPLVEITFRNMG from the coding sequence ATGAGCATTAAGGTTAAGGACTACATGACGAAGAACGTTTACACGCTGAAGCCGGATAACACCGTCAAGGATGCAATCGAGCTTGTGCGCAAAACGGGACACGACAGCTTTCCCGTTGTGGACGACAACATGAGAGTTGTGGGCTACATTTCAGCAGTTGACCTTCTCGACAAATCTCCGGAAACGAAGATCAGGGATATCATGTCGAGAGAGCTTTATGTGGCGAGAGACTTCATGGATTTGAGAGACGCTGCAAGAGTCATGTTCAGAACCGGACATTCAAAGCTTCCTGTTGTCGATGAGGATAACAGGCTTGTTGGTATAATCTCCAACGCCGACGTTATAAGAAGCCAGATTGAGAAGGTTGATCCGGACAAGGTGGAGAAGCTGAAGAACACAATTGAGAAAGTTCACGGAGTCAGGACTGTGGTGAGAAGAGGAAAGGTTGAAACCGCCAGGCTGATCCCGACACAGTCGAGAATTTATGCAGATGAGCTGAAGGGGAGGATTCACGAGCTGAAAAGGGGGCTCGCGGAGCCGATAGTTGTGATAAAAAAGGACTCACGCTACTACCTGGTTGATGGGCACCACAGAGTCGTTGCAGCAGCGAAGCTGGGAGTCAAGGAACTTGACGCATACATCATCGAGGTGCCGGAAGACATCGAACTTGGAATTGAGAAGCTCGTAAGAAAGAAAGGGCTAAAATCCGTGAGGGACATCGAGATAATCGAGGACGTTCCGCATCCGCTGGTTGAAATAACCTTCAGAAACATGGGGTGA
- the purQ gene encoding phosphoribosylformylglycinamidine synthase subunit PurQ, translating into MDREEIKVAVLRMEGTNCEDETVKAFRSLGVEAEAVHIKQFYSDMIRFEEQRSVFDYQCLVFPGGFSAGDYIRAGAIFSARVKSVLRKDIEEFIKMGYPILGICNGFQVLVELGALPGFDEDKPLAEKPEMALAMNDSSRFECRPTLLKKESEKCIFVKNLKKDVVMFPVAHAEGKVVFPSGKEDEYLERLTSNDQIVFRYVDEKGDYAGYPWNPNGSFYNIAGICNATHTVFGLMPHPERAFFGYQVGRREGYGDGYCIFRSVVDYLEKL; encoded by the coding sequence ATGGACAGGGAGGAAATCAAGGTTGCAGTTCTGAGGATGGAGGGTACAAACTGCGAGGATGAGACGGTTAAAGCCTTCAGAAGTCTCGGGGTTGAGGCAGAGGCCGTTCACATCAAGCAGTTTTACAGCGACATGATAAGGTTCGAGGAGCAAAGAAGCGTATTCGACTACCAGTGCTTGGTCTTTCCCGGCGGGTTTTCGGCAGGGGATTACATCAGAGCCGGGGCAATCTTCTCGGCGAGGGTAAAGAGCGTTCTGAGAAAGGACATTGAGGAGTTCATAAAAATGGGCTATCCAATCCTCGGTATCTGCAACGGCTTTCAGGTTCTCGTCGAGCTTGGTGCTCTTCCGGGCTTTGATGAAGATAAGCCGCTTGCCGAAAAACCTGAGATGGCATTGGCGATGAACGACTCAAGCAGGTTCGAGTGCAGGCCGACTCTGCTGAAAAAGGAGAGCGAGAAGTGCATCTTCGTGAAAAATCTAAAGAAAGACGTGGTGATGTTCCCTGTGGCGCATGCAGAGGGGAAGGTGGTTTTTCCCTCGGGAAAGGAGGATGAGTATCTGGAAAGGCTCACCTCCAACGACCAGATTGTTTTCAGATACGTTGATGAAAAGGGAGATTATGCAGGATACCCCTGGAATCCCAACGGAAGCTTCTACAACATCGCGGGCATTTGCAACGCAACACATACGGTCTTCGGCTTAATGCCCCACCCTGAAAGGGCATTCTTCGGCTACCAGGTTGGGAGGAGAGAAGGTTACGGGGACGGCTACTGCATTTTCAGGAGCGTTGTTGATTATCTGGAAAAGCTTTAG
- a CDS encoding FAD-dependent oxidoreductase, giving the protein MKLFEPIEFGGMKVKNRIVLPAVGLNYTTPDGRVTDKLLRFYEERAKGGIGFAVVGIAKIEPHFFGGIAAHSDEFIPDLKKIADVFHKYDVKCALQLWHPGRYEISFDPNRQPVAPSPIPPPIFTKRTPKELTKEEILQIEEEFADAAVRAKKAGFDAVELIGSAGYLISQFFSPATNKRTDEYGGSLENRTRFAVEIIQKIKEKCGESYPVMIRIPGDEFIEGGNTVREMKQIAKILEDAGVVAINVMAGWHESRKPLTTMLVPRGGFAYLAAEIKSAVSVSVIASHRINDPIVAEKILQEGKADMVAMLRALIADPELPKKAKEGRFDEIRYCVACNQGCMDMVMQAQPVTCLVNPIVGREAEFENLKAEKPKKVVIVGGGPGGCMAAEMLARKGHKVVLFEKTDKLGGQLNLAAKSPLGYEFAEVGKYFMNVLPKLGVEVRYNTEADAGKVLAENPDVAVIAVGASPLIPPIPGVENAVTAFDVLAGRAEVGNSVVVIGGGGVGCDVAAELANEGKKVTIVEMLPKIGQDIGISTRWTVLMYLKEKGVEMLTNTKAVEIKPNAVVVEQNGERKELQCDTAVIAVGTKPNNGLYDELQGKVSELYKIGDCVKPRKALDATREGAELALKV; this is encoded by the coding sequence ATGAAATTATTTGAGCCAATCGAGTTTGGAGGAATGAAGGTAAAGAACAGAATAGTTCTCCCAGCAGTGGGACTGAACTACACAACGCCAGATGGAAGGGTTACAGATAAGCTGCTCAGGTTCTACGAAGAGAGGGCGAAGGGAGGGATAGGTTTTGCGGTTGTAGGGATTGCCAAAATCGAACCCCACTTCTTTGGTGGAATAGCAGCACACTCCGACGAATTTATTCCAGACCTCAAGAAGATAGCCGACGTCTTCCACAAGTACGACGTGAAATGCGCTTTACAGCTATGGCACCCAGGCAGATACGAAATCTCCTTCGACCCCAACCGCCAACCAGTCGCCCCATCCCCCATACCACCACCAATCTTCACCAAGCGCACTCCCAAAGAGCTCACCAAAGAAGAAATCCTTCAAATCGAGGAGGAGTTTGCTGATGCAGCTGTGAGGGCGAAGAAAGCTGGCTTCGATGCTGTCGAGCTTATTGGTTCAGCAGGCTACCTCATTTCCCAGTTCTTCAGCCCCGCAACGAACAAAAGAACGGACGAGTATGGGGGCAGCTTGGAAAACCGCACGAGGTTTGCGGTTGAGATAATTCAAAAAATCAAGGAAAAGTGCGGAGAGAGCTATCCAGTAATGATACGAATCCCCGGAGACGAGTTCATCGAGGGAGGGAACACAGTCAGAGAAATGAAGCAGATTGCCAAAATATTGGAGGATGCAGGAGTTGTAGCAATCAACGTAATGGCGGGCTGGCACGAGTCCAGAAAGCCTTTGACAACAATGCTCGTTCCCAGAGGAGGTTTTGCTTACCTTGCAGCAGAGATAAAGAGCGCTGTAAGCGTTTCCGTTATCGCATCTCACCGCATCAATGATCCGATTGTGGCTGAAAAGATACTGCAGGAGGGCAAGGCAGATATGGTTGCAATGCTGAGAGCTTTGATTGCCGACCCTGAACTGCCGAAGAAGGCCAAGGAGGGAAGGTTTGATGAGATAAGGTATTGCGTGGCCTGCAACCAGGGCTGCATGGACATGGTTATGCAGGCTCAGCCAGTTACATGCCTCGTTAACCCCATAGTTGGAAGGGAGGCTGAGTTTGAAAATCTGAAAGCAGAAAAACCAAAGAAGGTTGTTATTGTCGGAGGTGGACCGGGAGGATGCATGGCTGCAGAGATGCTTGCAAGAAAGGGGCATAAGGTAGTTTTATTCGAGAAAACTGACAAATTGGGAGGGCAGCTCAACTTGGCTGCGAAGTCACCTTTGGGCTATGAATTTGCAGAAGTGGGCAAGTACTTCATGAACGTCCTGCCAAAGCTTGGGGTAGAGGTGAGATACAACACGGAGGCTGATGCGGGCAAAGTTTTAGCAGAGAACCCTGATGTTGCGGTAATAGCCGTTGGAGCTTCTCCTTTGATCCCACCAATTCCGGGAGTTGAGAATGCTGTAACAGCCTTCGATGTCCTCGCAGGAAGGGCAGAGGTTGGAAACAGTGTGGTGGTTATAGGCGGAGGAGGAGTTGGATGCGATGTTGCAGCAGAGCTTGCAAATGAGGGGAAGAAGGTTACAATTGTGGAGATGTTGCCGAAGATTGGCCAGGATATAGGCATCTCGACAAGATGGACCGTATTGATGTACCTGAAAGAGAAGGGAGTGGAGATGCTCACCAACACGAAGGCTGTTGAAATCAAGCCCAATGCAGTGGTTGTGGAGCAGAATGGTGAGAGGAAAGAGTTGCAGTGTGACACTGCTGTTATAGCTGTCGGTACAAAGCCGAACAATGGGCTGTATGACGAGCTTCAGGGCAAGGTTAGCGAGCTCTACAAGATTGGAGACTGCGTTAAGCCCAGAAAGGCTCTCGATGCTACAAGGGAGGGAGCTGAGCTGGCTTTGAAGGTTTAA
- a CDS encoding 4Fe-4S binding protein, whose protein sequence is MHHSHHLEIYEKLREKLDKAPVGLPKTVSGVEKEILSVLFDEEEAKIAVHMPFIRFTAEQLAERTGKSLEYVEKILNEMAKKGTVWKGEKDGKTYYRLFPVIVGFAEMPFLAGPGRDARQEKLAPLWAKYRKEGFLDELGDREHAILRALPEKSTISKQSVILPYEDAEKLVRDRDYHAVGYCPCRIMARLIGEGCRHSLEVCLHFGSLGKYMVEHGYARRITADEAVEILRKSNREGLVHVTERSKGPISTICNCCSDCCAFFRAIHEAGHPKTIAHSSYVASVDSSKCIACGICMLRCPMKAVKAKINREPANVEAEKCLGCGVCVPTCPVEAIELVEREELQEWPDHLTYYQELLADRGKDPAGLF, encoded by the coding sequence ATGCACCACTCACACCATCTTGAAATATACGAGAAGCTGAGGGAGAAGCTCGATAAGGCCCCAGTCGGTTTACCAAAGACTGTAAGCGGAGTTGAAAAGGAGATTCTGAGCGTCCTCTTTGACGAGGAGGAGGCGAAGATTGCAGTTCACATGCCCTTCATCAGGTTTACAGCAGAGCAGCTTGCCGAGAGGACGGGGAAAAGCTTGGAATATGTGGAGAAGATTCTGAATGAGATGGCGAAAAAGGGGACAGTATGGAAGGGAGAGAAGGATGGAAAGACCTACTACAGGCTTTTTCCTGTCATAGTGGGATTTGCTGAGATGCCCTTTTTGGCTGGGCCGGGCAGGGATGCAAGACAGGAGAAACTCGCCCCCCTGTGGGCTAAGTATCGCAAGGAGGGATTTCTGGACGAGCTTGGTGATAGAGAGCATGCTATTCTGAGGGCTTTGCCAGAGAAGAGCACAATTTCAAAGCAGTCCGTCATTCTGCCCTACGAAGATGCTGAAAAACTGGTGAGGGATAGAGATTACCATGCTGTTGGCTACTGCCCCTGCAGAATTATGGCGAGGCTCATTGGGGAGGGTTGCAGGCACAGCCTTGAGGTCTGCCTCCATTTCGGATCTCTCGGCAAGTACATGGTCGAGCACGGCTACGCAAGGAGGATAACGGCTGATGAGGCGGTTGAGATTCTGAGGAAGTCCAACAGGGAGGGGCTTGTGCATGTGACGGAGAGAAGTAAAGGCCCGATAAGCACCATCTGCAACTGCTGCAGCGACTGCTGTGCCTTCTTCAGGGCAATACATGAGGCGGGACATCCAAAAACAATAGCCCACTCAAGCTACGTTGCGAGCGTTGATTCATCGAAGTGCATTGCCTGCGGTATATGCATGCTCCGCTGCCCCATGAAGGCTGTGAAGGCGAAGATAAACAGGGAGCCGGCAAATGTTGAAGCTGAAAAGTGTTTGGGTTGCGGGGTTTGCGTGCCAACATGCCCTGTGGAGGCCATAGAGCTTGTTGAGAGGGAGGAGTTGCAGGAGTGGCCCGACCACCTGACCTACTATCAGGAGTTGCTGGCAGACAGGGGGAAGGACCCAGCAGGTTTGTTCTGA
- a CDS encoding winged helix-turn-helix domain-containing protein, with the protein MEELLRRLEEMSRKIDVLQDSMMSLATAVEMLAEREGEREFLAELKAAVKSEKSRIEHLSPESCKLRDFCLSRVNKATSKVIRVYSEKGAEEALEEVKKHKEAVEKHLESSLCPDKNCMQSMVDTFETLENLIKHSLEISEQRRTILRRWNSIEEIDEEAVAKLLSPLSNPIRIRILKALAKGGKSYAELERAVGIKGGHLQFHLRNLMEAGYITQETLRRRYIITHSGLKVLNCLVELRDAMGIVVASRR; encoded by the coding sequence ATGGAGGAGCTGCTGAGAAGGCTGGAAGAGATGAGCAGGAAAATTGATGTTTTGCAGGACAGCATGATGAGCCTTGCAACGGCAGTTGAAATGCTTGCAGAGAGAGAAGGTGAGAGGGAGTTTCTTGCTGAGCTTAAAGCTGCTGTAAAGAGCGAAAAAAGCAGAATAGAGCACTTGAGCCCTGAAAGCTGCAAGCTCAGGGACTTCTGCCTCTCAAGAGTCAATAAAGCCACATCGAAGGTTATAAGGGTTTACTCTGAAAAGGGGGCTGAGGAGGCACTTGAAGAGGTGAAAAAGCACAAAGAAGCGGTAGAGAAGCATTTGGAATCTTCACTATGCCCCGACAAGAACTGCATGCAGAGCATGGTGGACACCTTCGAAACGCTTGAAAACCTCATAAAGCACTCCTTGGAAATTTCAGAGCAGAGGAGGACAATTCTGAGGCGCTGGAATAGCATTGAGGAAATAGATGAGGAGGCTGTTGCAAAGCTGCTATCCCCGCTATCCAATCCGATAAGAATCAGAATACTGAAGGCCCTCGCAAAGGGTGGGAAGAGCTACGCGGAGCTTGAAAGGGCTGTTGGAATTAAGGGAGGGCATCTGCAGTTCCATCTGCGGAATCTGATGGAGGCTGGCTACATAACTCAGGAAACTCTGAGGAGAAGATATATAATCACCCACAGCGGTTTGAAGGTTTTAAACTGTCTGGTTGAGTTAAGGGACGCTATGGGGATCGTGGTGGCTTCCAGAAGATAA